A part of Mycolicibacterium sp. TUM20985 genomic DNA contains:
- a CDS encoding Rv1157c family protein — MPSKRTLLIALGASAALTLGAQPVAHAEPAPPLPMPITGLQAPGLPAMESLGPAIQQAAGDPSNAASMLMAAAAAFAGNGAAPSNSRNVAAAVNQFVADPQVAHVPPVGAVPGAEAHLPLGVDPAHAAGPAEAAPLAAVAPAPEAAVPAPDVAPAPDAIPAPAPEAAPAAAAVPGPDGAPVPAPGFGPDAPTTQDFMYPSISNGCLADGGNVLATAISVAGPASIPKPGPAAGQTAYVFTAMGTPGPAAEQKLPLNVTWVNLTTGKSGTATLKPQADINPAGPTTLTVIADTGSGSIMSTIFGQVTTTEKQCQFMPTIGSTVVP; from the coding sequence ATGCCATCGAAGAGAACGCTGCTGATCGCACTCGGTGCGTCTGCCGCGCTGACGCTGGGCGCCCAACCGGTCGCCCATGCGGAGCCCGCGCCGCCGCTGCCCATGCCGATCACCGGCCTTCAGGCACCGGGGCTGCCCGCGATGGAGAGTCTGGGGCCGGCGATTCAACAGGCGGCTGGTGACCCGTCGAACGCCGCGTCGATGCTGATGGCCGCGGCGGCGGCGTTCGCGGGCAACGGCGCGGCGCCGTCGAATTCGAGGAACGTCGCGGCGGCGGTCAACCAATTCGTCGCCGATCCCCAGGTGGCGCACGTTCCCCCGGTGGGTGCGGTCCCCGGCGCCGAGGCGCACCTGCCGCTGGGGGTGGACCCGGCACATGCGGCCGGTCCGGCGGAGGCGGCGCCGCTAGCGGCCGTCGCACCCGCACCCGAGGCGGCGGTCCCGGCGCCCGACGTGGCCCCGGCACCGGACGCGATCCCGGCACCCGCACCGGAGGCCGCCCCCGCGGCAGCTGCCGTCCCCGGTCCGGACGGCGCGCCCGTGCCTGCCCCCGGCTTCGGCCCGGATGCTCCGACGACGCAGGACTTCATGTATCCGTCGATCAGCAACGGGTGCCTGGCGGACGGCGGAAACGTTCTGGCAACGGCGATTTCGGTCGCCGGACCCGCGTCGATCCCGAAGCCCGGCCCCGCGGCGGGTCAGACGGCCTACGTGTTCACGGCGATGGGTACACCGGGACCCGCCGCCGAGCAGAAGCTGCCGCTGAACGTCACCTGGGTCAACCTGACGACCGGCAAGTCCGGCACCGCCACGCTCAAGCCGCAGGCCGACATCAACCCCGCAGGCCCGACGACGCTGACCGTGATCGCCGACACCGGGTCGGGCAGCATCATGTCGACCATCTTCGGTCAGGTCACCACGACCGAGAAGCAGTGCCAGTTCATGCCGACGATCGGGTCGACCGTCGTCCCCTGA
- the typA gene encoding translational GTPase TypA, whose product MDALPDFRNVAIVAHVDHGKTTLVDAMLRQSGALTHRGDDSVERLMDSGDLEKEKGITILAKNTAVHRKNPDGSMTVINVIDTPGHADFGGEVERGLSMVDGVLLLVDASEGPLPQTRFVLRKALTAHLPVILCVNKTDRPDARIAEVVSESHDLLLDVASDLDEDAQKAAEFALGLPTLYASGRAGIASTNQPANGENPDGENLDVLFDVLLEHIPPPQGDPEAPLQALVTNLDASAFLGRLALVRIYKGRLRKGQQVAWMREVDGHPVITNSKITELLVTEGVERTSTTEAVAGDIVAVAGMPEIMIGDTLADTEHAHALPRITVDEPAISVTIGTNTSPLAGKVSGHKLTARMVKSRLDSELVGNVSIKVVDIDRPDAWEVQGRGELALAVLVEQMRREGFELTVGKPQVVTRTIDGKLHEPFEAMTIDCPDEFVGAITQLMAARKGRMEEMANHAAGWVRMDFIVPSRGLIGFRTDFLTLTRGTGIANAVFDGYRPWAGEIRARHTGSLVSDRTGKITPFAMTQLSDRGQFFVEPGQETYEGQVVGINPRAEDLDINATREKKLTNMRSATADVFETLARPLEMGLELAMEFCAEDECVEVTPEIVRVRKVELNASLRARSKARAKTRG is encoded by the coding sequence GTGGATGCTCTCCCCGATTTTCGCAATGTCGCCATCGTCGCTCACGTCGACCACGGTAAGACCACCCTCGTCGACGCCATGCTGCGCCAGTCCGGCGCGCTGACCCACCGCGGGGATGACTCCGTCGAACGCCTGATGGACTCCGGTGACCTGGAGAAGGAAAAGGGCATCACGATCCTGGCGAAGAACACCGCCGTGCATCGCAAGAACCCCGACGGCAGCATGACCGTCATCAACGTGATCGACACCCCTGGCCACGCCGACTTCGGCGGCGAGGTGGAGCGCGGTCTGTCGATGGTGGACGGCGTGCTGCTGCTGGTGGACGCCTCGGAGGGGCCGCTACCGCAGACCCGCTTCGTTCTGCGCAAGGCGCTGACGGCGCACCTACCGGTGATCCTGTGCGTCAACAAGACCGACCGCCCCGACGCCCGCATCGCCGAAGTGGTCTCCGAGAGCCACGACCTGCTGCTCGACGTGGCTTCGGATCTGGACGAGGACGCGCAGAAGGCGGCCGAGTTCGCGCTTGGACTACCGACGCTGTACGCGTCGGGTCGCGCGGGCATCGCGAGCACCAACCAACCGGCCAACGGTGAGAACCCCGACGGCGAGAATCTCGACGTGCTCTTCGACGTGCTGCTCGAGCACATCCCGCCGCCGCAGGGCGATCCAGAGGCGCCACTGCAGGCGCTGGTGACCAACCTCGACGCGTCGGCCTTCCTCGGCAGGCTCGCACTGGTCCGCATCTACAAGGGCCGGCTGCGCAAGGGCCAGCAGGTGGCGTGGATGCGCGAGGTGGACGGGCACCCGGTCATCACCAACTCCAAGATCACCGAACTGCTGGTCACCGAGGGCGTCGAGCGCACCAGCACCACCGAGGCCGTCGCGGGCGACATCGTCGCCGTCGCGGGCATGCCCGAGATCATGATCGGCGACACGCTGGCCGACACCGAGCACGCGCACGCGCTGCCGCGTATCACCGTCGACGAGCCGGCCATCTCGGTGACGATCGGCACCAACACCTCACCGCTCGCCGGCAAGGTATCCGGCCACAAACTGACCGCCCGAATGGTCAAGTCGCGCTTGGACTCCGAACTCGTCGGCAACGTATCGATCAAGGTCGTCGACATCGACCGGCCCGACGCGTGGGAGGTTCAGGGCCGAGGCGAGCTGGCGCTGGCCGTGCTGGTCGAACAGATGCGCCGCGAGGGCTTCGAGCTGACGGTCGGCAAACCGCAGGTGGTCACCAGGACCATCGACGGCAAGCTGCACGAGCCGTTCGAGGCAATGACCATCGACTGTCCCGACGAGTTCGTCGGCGCCATCACGCAGCTGATGGCCGCCCGCAAGGGACGCATGGAGGAGATGGCCAACCACGCCGCCGGGTGGGTCCGGATGGACTTCATCGTGCCCAGCCGCGGACTGATCGGCTTCCGCACCGACTTCCTGACCCTGACCCGTGGCACGGGCATCGCCAACGCGGTGTTCGACGGCTACCGGCCGTGGGCTGGCGAGATCAGGGCCCGGCACACGGGTTCGCTGGTCTCCGACCGAACCGGCAAGATCACGCCGTTCGCCATGACCCAGCTGTCGGATCGCGGCCAGTTCTTCGTCGAGCCGGGTCAGGAGACCTACGAAGGTCAAGTCGTCGGCATCAACCCGCGCGCCGAGGACCTCGACATCAACGCGACGCGCGAGAAGAAGCTGACCAACATGCGGTCCGCGACGGCCGACGTCTTCGAGACACTGGCCCGGCCGCTGGAGATGGGCCTGGAGCTGGCCATGGAGTTCTGCGCCGAGGATGAATGCGTCGAGGTCACGCCGGAGATCGTGCGGGTGCGCAAGGTCGAGCTGAACGCCAGCCTGCGGGCGCGCAGCAAGGCAAGGGCCAAGACCCGCGGCTGA
- a CDS encoding mannosyltransferase: MARQSEAALAGGAAPPRTRIAVLAPYLLALCLALRFGITYLVPNGTNFIDLHVYVDGAAAMDRGGLYDFVYRPVIPPLPLQFTYPPFAGLVFYPLHFLPFALVALGWQLGIVAALYGSAVLALKLLGRPDARMALAWTALAIWFEPVRHLFELGQVGALLMVAVLWAVYSQRWWLSGLLVGLAAGLKLTPAVAGLYFLGARRWRVVAFSAAVFAATVATSIAVGGAQARFYFTDLLGNADRVGVVESPMNQSLRGVIGLLTGHDAGYGPLVIVAVGVTALLSAAAWWRIGAEDPLGRIVVVMLFGLLVSPISWTHHWVWMLPLTMWLVLGSMRTRTRAVGWAWVALAYLGPPWVVTFTSHGDRPWYALVGGSLYVVATLATLAYVAAVSRRSD; the protein is encoded by the coding sequence ATAGCCAGACAATCCGAGGCCGCGCTCGCAGGCGGCGCCGCGCCGCCGCGGACACGCATCGCCGTGCTCGCGCCCTATCTGCTCGCGCTGTGCCTCGCCCTCCGATTCGGGATCACCTACCTGGTGCCCAACGGCACCAACTTCATCGACCTCCACGTCTACGTCGACGGCGCCGCCGCCATGGACCGTGGCGGCCTGTACGACTTCGTCTATCGCCCGGTGATTCCGCCGTTGCCGTTGCAGTTCACCTATCCGCCGTTCGCCGGCCTGGTGTTCTACCCGCTGCACTTCTTGCCGTTTGCGCTCGTCGCGCTGGGCTGGCAGCTGGGCATCGTCGCGGCGCTGTACGGCTCGGCGGTGCTCGCGCTCAAGCTGCTGGGTAGGCCGGATGCCCGTATGGCGTTGGCCTGGACCGCGCTGGCGATCTGGTTCGAGCCGGTCCGCCATCTCTTCGAACTCGGCCAGGTGGGTGCGTTGTTGATGGTCGCCGTGCTGTGGGCGGTGTACAGCCAGCGGTGGTGGCTCTCCGGGCTGCTCGTCGGTCTGGCGGCGGGGCTCAAGCTGACGCCCGCCGTCGCGGGGCTGTACTTCCTCGGCGCCCGGCGCTGGCGGGTGGTCGCGTTCTCCGCCGCGGTGTTCGCCGCCACCGTGGCGACGTCGATCGCGGTCGGCGGCGCGCAGGCGCGGTTCTACTTCACCGATCTGCTCGGCAACGCCGACCGGGTGGGCGTGGTGGAGTCGCCGATGAACCAGTCGCTACGCGGTGTCATCGGATTGTTGACGGGGCACGACGCCGGATACGGCCCGCTCGTGATCGTCGCGGTCGGGGTCACGGCGTTGCTGAGCGCGGCCGCATGGTGGCGGATCGGCGCCGAAGATCCCCTTGGTCGGATCGTGGTGGTGATGCTCTTCGGGCTGCTCGTCTCGCCGATCAGCTGGACGCACCACTGGGTGTGGATGTTGCCGCTAACCATGTGGCTGGTGCTCGGGTCGATGCGCACGCGGACGCGCGCCGTCGGCTGGGCGTGGGTGGCGCTGGCGTATCTCGGCCCACCGTGGGTGGTGACGTTCACGAGCCACGGCGACAGACCTTGGTACGCGTTGGTCGGCGGCTCGCTCTACGTCGTGGCGACGCTGGCGACGCTGGCGTATGTCGCGGCGGTCAGCCGACGATCCGATTGA
- a CDS encoding chloride channel protein, producing the protein MTRRTVEYGCAVVVIGLLAGVAGAATTLVLHWVEHLVYNYSFGTLLSGVGHSSPVRRAIGPMIGGALAGFGWWLLRRRGDVPSLTATIAEHRPIPRWRMSIDAGLQVLLVGSGASLGREGAPRQLAAALGDLGTSRWSLTPRDREILLACAAGAGLGAVYSVPLGGALFAVRIVLGTWHPRAVGTALITSSLAVAVSAPVTHLEHALVWPDPNLSYLFVFFGCAIAPLAVAVGFAFDKLMSLARPKPQIRSWMLIPAVALAGLATGVGSIWWPELPGNGRSILTVSVDAGLTLGGAAVILVLKPLLTALFLRSGAVGGMITPALATGAAAGSVATLLLNHLAGTDFQVSAVSLACAAGVLAITQRAPAFAALFVWELARPPLWLILVFAAAAFTAHGIRLLREHNPTKR; encoded by the coding sequence GTGACGCGGCGCACCGTTGAGTACGGATGCGCGGTCGTCGTCATCGGACTCCTCGCCGGCGTGGCAGGCGCGGCCACCACACTCGTGCTGCACTGGGTCGAACACCTCGTCTACAACTACTCGTTCGGCACGCTGTTGAGCGGCGTCGGCCACAGCAGCCCGGTCCGGCGTGCCATTGGACCGATGATCGGCGGCGCGCTGGCCGGCTTCGGCTGGTGGCTGCTGCGGCGCCGCGGTGACGTGCCCAGCCTGACGGCGACGATTGCCGAGCACCGACCGATTCCCCGCTGGCGCATGTCGATCGACGCCGGATTGCAGGTGCTCCTCGTCGGCTCGGGCGCGTCACTGGGGCGGGAGGGCGCACCCCGCCAACTGGCCGCCGCGCTCGGTGACCTCGGGACCTCGCGGTGGTCGCTGACTCCGAGGGACCGCGAGATCCTGCTCGCCTGTGCGGCGGGAGCCGGCCTCGGCGCGGTCTACAGCGTCCCGCTGGGCGGCGCACTGTTCGCGGTCCGCATCGTGCTGGGCACCTGGCATCCCCGCGCAGTGGGCACGGCGCTGATCACCTCGAGCCTGGCGGTCGCGGTGTCCGCGCCTGTCACCCATCTCGAACATGCGCTGGTGTGGCCCGATCCGAACCTCTCGTATCTGTTCGTGTTCTTCGGGTGCGCCATCGCGCCGCTGGCGGTCGCGGTGGGGTTCGCCTTCGACAAGCTGATGTCGCTGGCGCGCCCCAAGCCGCAGATCCGGTCCTGGATGCTGATTCCCGCGGTCGCCCTCGCCGGCCTGGCCACCGGTGTCGGCTCGATCTGGTGGCCGGAGTTGCCCGGCAACGGCCGCAGCATCCTGACCGTCAGTGTCGATGCCGGGCTGACCCTCGGCGGCGCGGCGGTGATCCTCGTCCTCAAGCCGTTGCTCACCGCGCTGTTCCTGCGCTCAGGCGCCGTCGGCGGCATGATCACACCTGCCCTGGCTACCGGCGCCGCGGCGGGCTCGGTGGCCACCCTCCTACTGAACCACTTGGCGGGCACCGACTTTCAGGTCTCCGCGGTATCGCTCGCCTGCGCCGCGGGCGTGCTGGCCATCACCCAGCGCGCGCCCGCCTTCGCCGCGCTGTTCGTCTGGGAGCTCGCGCGACCGCCCCTGTGGTTGATCCTGGTGTTCGCCGCGGCAGCGTTCACCGCGCACGGCATCCGACTCCTCCGCGAGCACAACCCGACCAAGCGCTGA
- a CDS encoding 4a-hydroxytetrahydrobiopterin dehydratase, producing MAVLTDDEVDAALPGLDGWERSAGALRRSVEFPAFLDGIDAVRRVGEHAEREDHHPDIDIRWRTVTFALVTHSEGGITDKDVAMAGDINRIVG from the coding sequence ATGGCTGTGTTGACCGACGACGAAGTGGATGCCGCACTGCCCGGGCTCGACGGCTGGGAACGTTCGGCCGGCGCCCTGCGGCGGTCGGTCGAGTTCCCCGCGTTCCTCGACGGCATCGACGCCGTCCGCCGCGTCGGTGAACACGCCGAGCGAGAGGACCATCACCCAGATATCGACATCCGTTGGCGGACAGTCACTTTCGCACTCGTCACGCATTCCGAGGGCGGAATCACCGACAAGGACGTGGCGATGGCGGGCGACATCAATCGGATCGTCGGCTGA
- a CDS encoding ABC transporter family substrate-binding protein produces MPTNLRRLSYVVGAVTSTVLLFAGCTVSPPPAPQSTETPVSTPPPPLKATQIIMAIDSIGPGFNPHLLSDQSPVNAAISSLVLPSSFRPIPDPTSATGSRWELDPTLLDSAEVTSEDPFTVTYKIRPEAQWTDNAPIAADDYWYLWRQMVSQPGVVDPAGYDLITGVQSVEGGKTAVVTFSQPYPAWRELFNDILPAHIVKDVPGGFAAGLLRALPVTGGQFRVDDIDPQRDEILLARNDRYWGEPAKPDQILFRRGGAPAVLADSIRNGDTQVAQVHGGQSAFVQLGAIPNVRTARIVTPRVMQVTLRAQQPNLQDAQVRKALLGLLDVDLLAAVGAGSDNTVTLAQAQVRSPSDPGYVPTSPPALSREAALDLLKASGYTVEQEVSSTSAMPPPTPGSPPPTRGRISRDGSQLTFVIGVAANDPTSVAVANTAADQLRSVGISASVLALDPPALYGDALAQNRVDALVGWHQAGGDLATALASRFGCTALEATPVPTAPSSETPTATTETTTAAPSKPPTVSTTPTATTPPSPLPPSESDQLVQAPSNLTGICDRSIQPNIEAALDGSQSIADVLTAVEPRLWNMATVLPILQDTTIVAAGPNVQNVSLSGAVPVGIVGDAGKWVKKGP; encoded by the coding sequence GTGCCGACGAATCTTCGACGACTCAGCTACGTCGTCGGCGCAGTGACTTCCACCGTGTTGCTCTTCGCGGGTTGCACGGTCAGCCCACCGCCTGCACCGCAAAGTACCGAGACCCCGGTGAGCACGCCCCCGCCACCGCTGAAGGCAACGCAGATCATCATGGCGATCGACTCGATCGGTCCCGGTTTCAATCCCCATCTCCTGTCGGATCAGTCGCCGGTGAACGCCGCCATCTCGTCGCTGGTCCTGCCGAGTTCGTTCCGGCCGATCCCGGATCCGACGTCCGCGACCGGCTCGCGCTGGGAACTCGATCCGACCCTGCTCGACTCCGCGGAGGTGACGAGCGAGGACCCGTTCACCGTCACCTACAAGATCCGGCCAGAGGCGCAGTGGACGGACAACGCGCCGATCGCCGCGGACGATTACTGGTATCTGTGGCGGCAGATGGTCAGTCAGCCCGGTGTCGTCGATCCCGCAGGCTACGACCTGATCACCGGGGTGCAATCGGTCGAGGGCGGCAAGACCGCGGTGGTGACCTTCTCGCAGCCGTACCCGGCGTGGCGGGAGTTGTTCAACGACATCCTGCCCGCCCACATCGTCAAGGACGTCCCGGGCGGGTTCGCCGCCGGGCTCCTGCGGGCGCTGCCGGTGACCGGTGGCCAGTTCCGCGTCGACGACATCGATCCGCAACGTGACGAGATCCTCCTGGCGCGCAACGACCGCTACTGGGGCGAACCCGCCAAACCCGACCAGATCCTGTTCCGACGCGGTGGGGCACCCGCCGTCCTCGCCGACTCCATCCGCAACGGCGACACGCAGGTCGCCCAGGTGCACGGCGGGCAGTCCGCCTTCGTCCAACTCGGGGCGATCCCGAACGTCCGCACCGCGCGGATCGTCACGCCGAGGGTGATGCAGGTGACCCTGCGCGCGCAACAGCCGAACCTGCAGGACGCACAAGTGCGCAAGGCCCTCCTGGGGTTGCTCGACGTCGATCTGCTCGCCGCGGTCGGCGCGGGCAGCGACAACACGGTGACCCTGGCGCAAGCGCAGGTGCGATCGCCGTCGGACCCCGGTTACGTACCCACGTCGCCGCCCGCCCTCTCCCGGGAGGCGGCCCTGGACCTGCTGAAGGCGAGTGGTTACACCGTCGAGCAGGAGGTGTCCTCGACCAGCGCGATGCCGCCGCCGACACCGGGTTCACCACCGCCCACCCGGGGCCGCATCAGCAGAGACGGGAGTCAGCTGACGTTCGTGATCGGCGTCGCCGCCAACGACCCGACGTCGGTCGCCGTGGCCAACACGGCCGCCGATCAGCTTCGCAGCGTGGGCATCTCGGCCTCAGTACTCGCGCTCGATCCGCCGGCGCTGTACGGGGACGCGCTCGCGCAGAACCGTGTCGACGCCCTCGTCGGGTGGCATCAGGCGGGGGGTGACCTGGCAACGGCGCTGGCGTCACGCTTCGGCTGCACGGCCCTCGAGGCGACCCCGGTGCCGACGGCGCCGTCCAGTGAAACCCCTACGGCGACAACGGAAACGACGACTGCGGCGCCATCCAAGCCGCCCACGGTGAGCACCACCCCCACGGCGACGACGCCACCGTCACCGCTGCCGCCGTCGGAGTCCGATCAGCTCGTCCAGGCCCCCAGCAACTTGACCGGTATCTGCGACCGCAGCATCCAACCGAACATCGAGGCCGCGCTCGACGGCAGCCAGTCCATCGCAGACGTGCTCACGGCGGTCGAACCGCGGCTGTGGAACATGGCCACCGTCCTCCCGATCCTCCAAGACACCACCATCGTCGCCGCGGGTCCCAATGTGCAGAACGTGAGTCTCTCGGGAGCCGTGCCCGTCGGCATCGTCGGCGATGCGGGCAAGTGGGTCAAGAAGGGCCCCTAG
- a CDS encoding (deoxy)nucleoside triphosphate pyrophosphohydrolase, which produces MPNQVVVAGALISGTTLLVAQRERPPELAGLWELPGGKVAAGESDAEALVRELDEELGVAVAVGKRLGADVALAGAMTLRAYLVTRIGGSVRPRDHRALRWVTADELDALAWVPADRGWLPDLVAVLRSGRPV; this is translated from the coding sequence GTGCCGAACCAGGTCGTCGTCGCGGGCGCGCTGATCTCCGGCACAACCCTGCTCGTGGCCCAACGCGAACGGCCCCCGGAACTGGCGGGGCTGTGGGAGCTGCCCGGCGGGAAGGTGGCGGCGGGGGAGAGTGACGCCGAGGCACTGGTCCGCGAACTCGACGAGGAACTCGGCGTCGCCGTTGCGGTGGGGAAGCGGCTGGGGGCCGACGTCGCCCTGGCCGGGGCCATGACGTTGCGCGCGTACCTCGTCACTCGGATCGGCGGCAGCGTACGGCCGCGCGACCACCGTGCGTTGCGCTGGGTGACGGCCGACGAGCTCGACGCGCTCGCCTGGGTGCCCGCCGACCGCGGCTGGCTGCCGGACCTCGTCGCCGTCCTGCGCTCTGGCCGACCCGTGTAG